A window of Calliopsis andreniformis isolate RMS-2024a chromosome 3, iyCalAndr_principal, whole genome shotgun sequence contains these coding sequences:
- the Alg7 gene encoding alg7 dolichyl-phosphate N-acetylglucosaminephosphotransferase, translating into MIDNDDTWKFMFPLLINFAMSVCAYFLTIRLIPRIKSMFIKANLYGIDMNKNSSEKVPEALGVVSGCLFLITLFLFIPIPFTNYIFNDINFPHNEFMEFLAALLSICCMLLLGFADDVLDLRWRHKLLLPTIASLPLLMVYYINFNSTLIIVPKPLRLWFGFSVNLGIFYYVYMGMLAVFCTNAINILAGINGLEVGQSLVISISILLFNAIELTGDLWKAHQFSLYFMLPYISTSLGLLKFNWYPAQVFVGDTFCYLSGMTFAVVGIIGHFSKTTLLFFIPQIINFLYSVPQLFHFIPCPRHRLPKYNKEIDKLEISCTVFNKKDIGVIGKLITWIFRKLSLVKWEEDKTGIVTCNNFTLINFILIKTGPMKESTLTIILLLIQVLCSLLAFVIRYPLASYFYDV; encoded by the exons ATGATAGACAACGACGACACGTGGAAATTCATGTTTCCACTTTTAATTAATTTCGCGATGTCGGTTTGTGCATATTTCTTAACGATACGCTTAATACCGAGAATTAAAAGTATGTTTATCAAAGCTAACCTGTACGGGATTGACATGAATAAAAATAGTAGTGAAAAAGT ACCAGAAGCACTAGGTGTTGTTAGTGGATGTCTTTTTCTCATAACGCTCTTCCTGTTCATCCCTATACCGTTTACAAATTATATATTTAATGATATTAATTTCCCTCATAATGAG TTTATGGAGTTTTTGGCTGCTCTACTTTCCATTTGTTGTATGCTACTCTTGGGTTTTGCTGATGATGTTTTGGATCTTCGTTGGCGGCATAAATTATTGTTGCCAACAATTGCTTCTTTACCACTTTTAATGGTCTATTATATTAACTTTAATTCTACACTAATTATTGTGCCAAAACCTTTAAGATTATGGTTTGGTTTCTCAGTGAACCTTGGGATATTTTATTATGTATATATGGGAATGTTAGCAGTGTTTTGCACAAATGCTATAAATATATTGGCTGGTATAAATGGTTTAGAAGTTGGGCAAAGTTTAGTGATCTCAATAAGCATTCTTCTTTTCAATGCTATAGAATTAACTGGAGATCTTTGGAAGGCACATCAGTtctcattatattttatgcttccatatATAAGTACTTCTTTGGGCTTATTAAAATTCAATTG GTATCCAGCACAGGTATTTGTAGGTGACACATTTTGTTATTTATCTGGAATGACATTTGCTGTTGTTGGCATTATTGGACACTTTAGCAAAACAACTTTGCTATTTTTTATTCCACAAATAATTAATTTCCTTTATAGTGTACCACAATTGTTTCACTTCATACCATGTCCCAGGCATAGATTACCAAA GTATAATAAGGAAATAGACAAGTTAGAAATCAGCTGCACAGTGTTCAACAAAAAAGATATTGGTGTTATAG GTAAACTTATAACATGGATATTTAGGAAACTAAGTTTAGTGAAATGGGAAGAAGATAAGACAGGCATTGTTACTTGTAATAATTttactttaattaattttatattaattaaaacTGGACCAATGAAAGAATCTACACTCACAATCATTCTCTTGTTAATTCAG GTCTTATGCAGTTTATTAGCATTTGTCATAAGGTATCCTCTTGCTTCATATTTTTATGATGTTTGA
- the Mgat3 gene encoding beta-1,4-mannosyl-glycoprotein 4-beta-N-acetylglucosaminyltransferase: MQPRLDGKLALLYTLLVLQVFIVIIYVATTPPSELTVSTTHTSVTFVKFEESQESKIHQINHKKFPIYQTISGEVELKDIKTFTLFEVYNQTVCWKYGVDDQKMRSSRDFQKCICTQGWHGSDCGQPEVVWRAIMASKQNIKLKHRKIARHVIHTFFLNEYNSAIAEVIIEELYNVVDLFVICDFSTAEDNFQHKLLKGLLRQEQKKILYMNIATKMHKPLRVVSKYVWDKIKTVVRNLRDDDIYVTTEPEQILNSRALMFLKVYNGWPQPIGFRLKWSVYGFFWQHPLKTTITVGACTIGLMREAYQSNSIMLEQLEGDLSERDSLGLVIGDLNHYGGWYCYLCQAPANIITNLHDKVKSKEIQLEKTIDVPFIEDLIGSGLWLDGKTNLLRVSKSRNLYFAPEIILNNTWKYDWLVENFYAKLDYY; this comes from the exons ATGCAGCCCCGCCTAGATGGGAAACTGGCCTTGCTTTATACACTATTAGTCTTACAAGTTTTCATTGTTATTATTTATGTTGCTACAACACCACCTTCTGAGTTAACTGTATCGACAACTCATACCTCTGTTACATTTGTGAAATTTGAAGAGTCACAG GAATCTAAAATTCATCAAATTAATCATAAAAAGTTTCCCATATATCAGACAATCAGTGGGGAGGTAGAATTAAAGGACATTaagactttcacactatttgaagTATACAATCAGACTGTTTGCTGGAAATATGGAGTTGATGATCAGAAAATGAGAAGTAGTAGAGATTTCCAAAAATGCATTTGTACTCAAGGATGGCACGGCTCAGACTGTGGTCAACCAGAAGTTGTCTGGAGAGCAATTATGGCATCGAAACAGAACATCAAATTAAAACATCGTAAAATAGCTAGACACGTTATTCACACATTTTTCCTGAACGAATATAATTCAGCAATTGCGGAAGTGATAATAGAAGAATTATACAATGTAGTAGATCTTTTTGTAATCTGTGATTTTAGTACTGCTGAGGATAATTTTCAACATAAACTACTTAAAGGTTTATTACGACAAGAACAGAAAAAAATTTTATATATGAATATAGCAACAAAGATGCATAAGCCATTAAGAGTAGTATCTAAATACGTTTGGGATAAAATAAAGACTGTAGTACGAAATCTAAGGGACGACGATATTTATGTAACGACTGAACCAGAACAAATATTAAACTCCAGGGCATTAATGTTCCTCAAAGTATATAATGGATGGCCACAACCTATCGGTTTTAGATTGAAGTGGTCTGTTTATGGATTCTTTTGGCAACATCCTCTCAAAACAACGATAACAGTTGGTGCATGTACAATTGGATTAATGCGTGAAGCTTATCAATCCAATTCTATCATGTTGGAACAACTGGAAGGAGACTTAAGCGAAAGAGATAGCCTAGGCCTAGTTATAGGAGACTTGAATCATTATGGAGGCTGGTACTGTTATCTGTGTCAGGCACCAGCGAATATTATAACTAATTTACACGATAAAGTTAAATCCAAAGAGATTCAACTAGAAAAAACTATCGACGTACCGTTTATCGAGGACCTAATAGGAAGCGGATTGTGGTTGGATGGGAAAACTAATCTCCTAAGAGTTTCTAAATCTCGGAACCTCTATTTTGCGCCTGAAATAATACTTAATAATACATGGAAGTATGACTGGCTAGTAGAGAATTTTTATGCTAAATTAGACTATTATTGA
- the Tom70 gene encoding translocase of outer membrane 70: MSGASGPGSVTGSPLPKWQLALAVGAPVVLGLGYMYCKSSSKPSSKSNRSKSKNSSKESNTSIADKQISIDIGSPSKTTNEVLVETPLEKAQRFKDEGNRHFRMGKYDEAIAQYTNAIDTCPKENVEELAIFYQNRAAAYEHLQKYSAVKADCTKALELKPKYVKALLRRARALEHCNELETALEDVTAACILEGYNNQMALSMADRVLKQLGKQHAVEYLATKKFVMPSKYIVQNYINSYPRDPVFSMIQNKDNSNVTTGYAKVLDCLREEKYDNIISLCTEQLNSSESDILPHKMEILLLRATFYLLLGQHDAAIEDFGTIIDSDTVSKAVKVNALIKRATIYMLLEHSEKGFADFNMATKIDAECCDIYSHKGQVNLFMDRVDEARNNFKKAVDLNPKFGVAYVYKCSADFHYGLVNEDIELVSEAMVGFEKAIKKFPDCPDSYMIYAQILSQMQQYSKADLYFAKAIEKNPYNSTVYVQRGLSQLKWNGDIEKAVEYINQALKFDSKCEFGYETLATIEVQRGNLEEAIALFDKALELARTNTEITHLFSLRDAAKAQLAVKNRLGSDIISNFQNM, encoded by the exons ATGTCGGGTGCAAGTGGCCCAGGCAGCGTGACCGGCAGTCCATTACCAAAATGGCAACTCGCTCTGGCTGTTGGAGCGCCGGTTGTTTTGGGCCTCGGTTACATGTATTGTAAGAGCAGCTCTAAGCCGTCGTCGAAGTCCAATCGAAGTAAATCGAAGAACAGCTCGAAGGAAAGTAACACATCGATTGCTGACAAACAGATATCCATTGACATAGGTTCCCCATCGAAAACTACGAATGAAGTCTTAGTCGAG acACCTTTGGAAAAGGCTCAGCGATTTAAAGATGAAGGAAATCGACACTTTAGAATGGGAAAGTATGATGAAGCAATAGCACAGTACACTAATGCTATTGATACTTGCCCTAAGGAAAATGTAGAAGAACTTGCTATTTTTTATCAGAACAGAGCAGCAGCTTATGAACACCTG CAAAAATACAGTGCTGTGAAAGCAGATTGTACAAAGGCTTTAGAGTTAAAACCAAAATATGTAAAAGCATTATTACGTAGAGCACGTGCATTGGAACATTGTAATGAACTAGAAACTGCTTTGGAGGATGTCACTGCTGCTTGTATTTTGGAAGGGTATAATAATCAGATGGCATTATCAATGGCTGACAGGGTTTTAAAGCAACTAG gtAAACAACATGCTGTGGAATATTTGGCAACGAAAAAGTTTGTTATGCCTAGCAAATATATTGTTCAAAATTATATTAACAGTTACCCTAGGGACCCCGTTTTTTCAATGATTCAAAACAAAGACAATAGTAATGTAACTAC GGGTTATGCAAAAGTTTTAGACTGTTTAAGAGAAGAAAAATATGATAATATAATATCACTTTGTACTGAACAACTCAACAGTTCTGAATCAGATATACTGCCACACAAAATGGAAATCCTACTTTTACGAGCTACATTCTATCTTTTATTAGGGCAGCATGATGCTGCAATTGAAGACTTTGGAACTATTATAGATAGTGATACTGTTTCAAAAGCTGTAAAAGTAAATGCCTTAATAAAAAGGGCTACTATATATATGCTGTTAGAACATTCAGAGAAGGGTTTCGCCGATTTTAATATGGCTACTAAAATCGACGCCGAGTGTTGCGATATTTATTCCCACAAAGGACAG gtaaatttatttatggatAGAGTAGATGAagccaggaataatttcaagaaaGCTGTTGATCTCAACCCGAAATTTGGAGTAGCGTATGTATACAAATGTTCCGCGGATTTCCATTATGGTTTAGTCAACGAAGATATAGAATTAGTATCAGAAGCAATGGTAGGATTTGAAAAGGCTATTAAGAAATTCCCAGACTGCCCCGACAGTTATATGATATATGCACAG ATATTGTCACAAATGCAACAATATTCAAAAGCAGATCTCTATTTTGCAAAAGCGATTGAGAAAAACCCATATAATTCTACAGTTTATGTGCAAAGAGGTTTGTCACAATTAAAATGGAATGGTGATATCGAGAAAGCTGTTGAGTACATTAACCAAGCATTGAAATTTGACAGTAAGTGCGAATTTGGGTATGAAACGCTAGCAACAATTGAAGTTCAGAG GGGAAATTTAGAAGAAGCAATAGCGTTATTTGACAAGGCGTTAGAATTAGCTCGCACAAATACAGAAATTACACACCTTTTCAGTTTGAGAGATGCCGCGAAAGCTCAACTTGCAGTGAAAAATAGGTTAGGATCTGATATAATATCGAATTTCCAAAATATGTAA
- the Tbc1d23 gene encoding TBC1 domain family member 23: MALQEEENTWVLELEAALLDAEAPSASDIYAICKGQPVPINLRPDVWQACLDVIDRGNQLNQFNEVFDLPEQNIIRDDCQQLVAKLGNDDEDKVSVVSDLESILTFYCKSKGKQYKKGNGWIELLGPLIALKLPRSATYNLFEAIIDIYIPRGETYSSVLRLLLLYHEPELCSFLDTKRVSPDQYTKGWVTTLFAGVCSLPAVCTMWDLYFMQADPFFMLFLSLIMVINAREQILSMKDDDKQSIIDAIAAMPCALEAEDVTDFCSLAQYYAMKTPSSFKQDLYSVMFGDGYDEKYISHALCLPVSAQELVENSIETPSAPNTSVESVRFFLVDCRPAEQYNAGHLPTAFHLDCNLMLQEPAAFATAVQGLWQAQRQALAVGSQAGGEHLCFLGSGRQEEDRYTHMVVASFLQKHTQYVSMITSGYQAIHEYFGDEVVSSLVDHNSQHCLVCSASLSDTNSNETSPAKVKNNNSDFFGKIKKVKGKLFDYIVNPSASVHNNVENRNGKDPELTKRQKKTAPVFSIDDDQELDMTMTNNESEEPVEVVSIQQWMKDPKLLHSFKCQEVKVNRDLCDSILLVTDTHLIVLREIPERKGAAHVIVKRPLTSIVKITSRKRHSDLITFKYGTTEYNSTVISDMDKFLIPNASEATKLITQQILKQLKTSN, translated from the exons ATGGCACTACAAGAAGAAGAAAACACCTG GGTTTTGGAGCTTGAAGCAGCTCTTCTGGATGCAGAGGCACCATCTGCATCTGATATATATGCAATTTGCAAAGGGCAGCCTGTCCCTATAAATTTGAGGCCTGATGTATGGCAAGCATGTTTAGATGTTATTGATCGGGGTAATCAACTAAATCAATTTAACGAAGTTTTTGACTTACCTGAACAAAATATTATTCGTGATGATTGTCAGCAATTAGTTG CAAAACTAGGGAATGATGATGAAGACAAAGTTTCAGTTGTATCTGATTTAGAGTCTATTTTAACATTTTACTGCAAAAGCAAAGGAAAACAATATAAGAAAGGAAATGGATGGATAGAGTTATTGGGTCCTTTAATAGCTTTAAAATTACCACGTAGTGCAACATATAATTTATTTGAAGCAATAATAGATATTTATATTCCCAG AGGCGAAACATACAGTTCCGTATTAAGACTATTATTACTTTACCATGAGCCAGAATTATGTTCTTTTTTGGATACAAAAAGAGTATCTCCTGATCAGTATACAAAAGGATGGGTGACCACTCTCTTTGCTGGTGTATGTTCACTACCAGCTGTTTGTACAATGTGGGATTTATACTTCATGCAAGCTGACCCATTTTTCATGTTATTTCTTTCACTTATTATGGTAATAAACGCTAG GGAGCAAATTTTGAGTATGAAAGATGATGATAAACAGAGTATAATAgatgcaatagctgctatgccttgtGCTCTGGAAGCAGAGGATGTAACAGATTTTTGCTCGTTAGCGCAATATTATGCAATGAAAACACCATCGTCTTTTAAACAGGATTTATATTCTGTTATgtttggcgatggctatgatGAAAAATATATATCACACGCGCTGTGCTTGCCCGTATCGGCTCAAGAATTAGTTGAAAATTCTATTGAAACTCCGTCCGCACCAAATACCTCTGTTGAATCTGTCAGATTTTTCCTAGTGGATTGTAGACCTGCTGAACAGTATAATGCAGGTCATCTGCCAACTGCGTTTCATCTAGACTGTAATTTG ATGCTTCAAGAGCCAGCTGCTTTTGCTACGGCAGTGCAAGGATTGTGGCAGGCACAACGACAAGCATTAGCTGTTGGATCACAAGCTGGTGGCGAACATCTCTGTTTCTTAGGAAGTGGTAGACAAGAAGAAGATCGTTATACCCATATGGTAGTTGCATCCTTTCTGCAGAAGCATACCCAATATGTTAGCATGATTACATCAGGATATCAAG CCATACACGAATATTTTGGTGATGAGGTTGTTTCTAGTCTTGTTGATCATAATTCACAACACTGTTTGGTGTGCAGTGCTAGTTTATCCGATACGAATTCTAATGAAACGAGTCCTGCCAAAGTTAAAAATAACAATTCTGATTTCTTTGGAAAGATAAAGAAAGTGAAAGGGAAGTTGTTCGATTATATCGTTAATCCATCAGCAAGTGTTCATAATAACGTGGAAAACAGAAATGGCAAAGATCCAGAGCTCACTAAACGGCAAAAGAAAACGGCTCCTGTGTTTAGTATAGACGATGATCAAGAACTAG ATATGACAATGACAAATAATGAAAGTGAGGAACCTGTTGAGGTAGTGTCCATTCAGCAATGGATGAAGGATCCAAAATTATTACATTCCTTTAAGTGTCAAGAAGTGAAAGTGAACCGTGATCTCTGTGATAG TATACTTTTGGTTACTGACACTCATCTCATTGTACTCCGAGAAATACCAGAGCGAAAGGGTGCAGCACATGTAATTGTTAAACGTCCATTAACAAGCATAGTTAAAATAACATCTAGAAAGCGGCACTCGGACCTAATTACGTTTAAATATGGTACAACAGAATATAATTCTACAGTCATTTCGGACATGGATAAGTTTCTTATACCAAATGCGAGTGAAGCTACCAAATTAATAACGCAACAGATTTTAAAACAATTGAAAACATCAAATTAA
- the Senju gene encoding UDP-galactose transporter senju isoform X1 — MGTINWGELFPGRWSPVIFVSYMALFVNQGIIITWSQRNGHYEYNIVLVVLMTEVLKLITSIILYCKDNTFVSFWQEVTTNKKVLVLYTIPSFLYCLYNNLAFINLAAFDPTTYYVLLQFRVVITGIIFQVVFNKKLSLKQWFSLVLLTIGCMIKHISLDLNVNTIGAKISLNSNIVFIFVQTICSCLAGVYNEYLLKEQGANINIFVQNVFMYIDSIFCNLLVFLVLFISQSNMYDMFSNVDSSILLQPKVIIIMLNNTAIGIITSFFLKNLNSILKTFASALELVFTAILCWLIFSIPIHTNTVLSIGMVSYAVILYSQNPVQNVRVKDHVTLKSDSVV; from the exons ATGGGAACCATCAATTGGGGAGAATTATTCCCAGGAAGATGGAGTCCTGTCATTTTTGTTTCGTACATGGCCCTTTTCGTAAACCAAG GTATTATTATAACCTGGTCTCAGAGAAATGGGCATTATGAATATAATATTGTTCTGGTAGTATTAATGACAGaagtattgaaattgattacATCAATAATTTTGTATTGCAAAGA taacACTTTTGTAAGTTTTTGGCAAGAGGTAACTACAAATAAAAAAG TGTTGGTACTGTATACAATACCTTCtttcttatattgtttatacaATAATCTGGCATTTATCAACTTGGCAGCATTTGATCCAACAACTTACTATGTTCTATTACAATTTCGTGTTGTCATAACTGGAATTATCTTTCAG GTCGTTTTTAACAAAAAACTTTCTTTAAAGCAATGGTTTTCCTTAGTATTATTGACCATTGGATGTATGATAAAGCACATCAGTTTGGATTTAAATGTTAACACAATTGGTGCCAAAATTAGTTTAAACAGTAATATAGTTTTCATATTTGTACAA ACAATCTGTTCTTGCCTGGCtggtgtatacaacgaatatctGCTGAAGGAACAAGGAgcgaatataaatatttttgtacagAATGTATTTATGTACATTGATAGTATTTTTTGCAATCTCTTAGTATTtctagttctatttatatcacagAGTAACATGTATGATATGTTTAGTAATGTTGATTCTAGTATACTTTTACAACCAAAAGTTATTATAATCATGCTGAACAACACAGCAattggaataattacaagcttttttttaaaaaatttaaattcgATTTTGAAGACTTTTGCTAGTGCACTTGAGCTTGTGTTCACTGCGATTTTATGTTGGTTGATATTTAGTATTCCTATCCACACGAACACAGTACTTTCCATTGGTATGGTGAGCTATGCTGTGATATTGTATTCGCAAAACCCAGTACAAAATGTTCGTGTGAAAGACCATGTTACCTTAAAGTCTGATAGTGTAGTGTAG
- the Senju gene encoding UDP-galactose transporter senju isoform X2 — translation MTEVLKLITSIILYCKDNTFVSFWQEVTTNKKVLVLYTIPSFLYCLYNNLAFINLAAFDPTTYYVLLQFRVVITGIIFQVVFNKKLSLKQWFSLVLLTIGCMIKHISLDLNVNTIGAKISLNSNIVFIFVQTICSCLAGVYNEYLLKEQGANINIFVQNVFMYIDSIFCNLLVFLVLFISQSNMYDMFSNVDSSILLQPKVIIIMLNNTAIGIITSFFLKNLNSILKTFASALELVFTAILCWLIFSIPIHTNTVLSIGMVSYAVILYSQNPVQNVRVKDHVTLKSDSVV, via the exons ATGACAGaagtattgaaattgattacATCAATAATTTTGTATTGCAAAGA taacACTTTTGTAAGTTTTTGGCAAGAGGTAACTACAAATAAAAAAG TGTTGGTACTGTATACAATACCTTCtttcttatattgtttatacaATAATCTGGCATTTATCAACTTGGCAGCATTTGATCCAACAACTTACTATGTTCTATTACAATTTCGTGTTGTCATAACTGGAATTATCTTTCAG GTCGTTTTTAACAAAAAACTTTCTTTAAAGCAATGGTTTTCCTTAGTATTATTGACCATTGGATGTATGATAAAGCACATCAGTTTGGATTTAAATGTTAACACAATTGGTGCCAAAATTAGTTTAAACAGTAATATAGTTTTCATATTTGTACAA ACAATCTGTTCTTGCCTGGCtggtgtatacaacgaatatctGCTGAAGGAACAAGGAgcgaatataaatatttttgtacagAATGTATTTATGTACATTGATAGTATTTTTTGCAATCTCTTAGTATTtctagttctatttatatcacagAGTAACATGTATGATATGTTTAGTAATGTTGATTCTAGTATACTTTTACAACCAAAAGTTATTATAATCATGCTGAACAACACAGCAattggaataattacaagcttttttttaaaaaatttaaattcgATTTTGAAGACTTTTGCTAGTGCACTTGAGCTTGTGTTCACTGCGATTTTATGTTGGTTGATATTTAGTATTCCTATCCACACGAACACAGTACTTTCCATTGGTATGGTGAGCTATGCTGTGATATTGTATTCGCAAAACCCAGTACAAAATGTTCGTGTGAAAGACCATGTTACCTTAAAGTCTGATAGTGTAGTGTAG